The following are encoded in a window of Vigna unguiculata cultivar IT97K-499-35 chromosome 8, ASM411807v1, whole genome shotgun sequence genomic DNA:
- the LOC114195268 gene encoding RING-H2 finger protein ATL11-like, giving the protein MGIHMECPAPPPAPRIMNLYHDPARFCLLILLLVPPVAAQFQNSPPSPSQLDPFTRLRFDKTMAAVLVILVVVFFALGFVSIYTRQCAERRMRGRLDLAVAIAGGMERRQHHGLDRATVDTFPTFVYSEVKALKIGRATLECAVCLNEFRDDETLRLIPKCCHVFHPDCIDSWLVNHSTCPVCRANLSPKPEDAPPPVEIHIPDSARPNGPNAEPDYDPNYINPVREGEGEGERNRIATEPLSIDDPNRARPIRSRSTGFGVSRLFPRSHSTGHSLVRPGEDCERFTLRLPEDVRNQLMSSGTLNRTKSCGVTWERQSSGRRGYRTRSVGRSYLRYERFGGEWRLDRWGFMWTPPFWGRTGSGRSAKSTKKKDEVDVGERSSDLLFTRD; this is encoded by the coding sequence ATGGGCATCCACATGGAATGCCCTGCACCTCCACCTGCACCGCGGATCATGAATCTGTATCATGATCCTGCACGTTTTTGCCTTCTTATCCTCCTTCTCGTGCCGCCGGTCGCAGCACAGTTTCAAAACTCGCCGCCGTCACCGTCGCAGTTGGATCCTTTCACGAGACTGAGGTTCGACAAGACCATGGCTGCGGTTCTTGTCATCCTCGTCGTGGTCTTCTTCGCTTTGGGATTCGTGTCCATCTACACGCGCCAATGCGCTGAGCGGCGGATGAGGGGGAGGCTCGACCTGGCCGTGGCGATCGCCGGCGGGATGGAGCGGCGGCAGCATCATGGGCTCGACCGGGCGACCGTGGACACGTTCCCGACGTTCGTGTACTCCGAGGTTAAAGCCCTGAAGATCGGGAGGGCCACGCTGGAATGCGCTGTGTGTCTCAACGAGTTCCGCGACGACGAAACGCTGCGTTTGATCCCAAAATGCTGCCACGTGTTCCACCCCGATTGCATCGATTCTTGGTTGGTGAATCACTCCACTTGTCCAGTTTGCCGCGCCAACCTCTCGCCGAAGCCCGAGGACGCGCCTCCTCCCGTTGAGATTCACATTCCGGATTCGGCCCGGCCCAACGGGCCAAACGCAGAGCCCGATTATGATCCCAATTACATCAACCCTGTCCGTGAAGGTGAAGGTGAAGGTGAACGAAACAGAATAGCTACGGAGCCTCTTAGTATAGATGATCCGAACCGGGCCCGTCCCATTCGGTCTAGATCGACCGGTTTTGGAGTTTCAAGGCTGTTTCCGCGGTCCCATTCAACGGGTCATTCTCTGGTTCGACCTGGAGAGGACTGCGAGCGGTTCACACTGCGGTTGCCAGAGGATGTGAGGAACCAGCTCATGAGTTCTGGGACGCTGAACCGGACCAAGAGTTGTGGGGTGACGTGGGAGCGGCAGAGTAGTGGAAGGAGGGGTTACAGAACGAGGAGTGTGGGGAGAAGCTATCTGCGATACGAGCGGTTCGGTGGGGAATGGCGGTTGGACAGGTGGGGGTTCATGTGGACCCCACCGTTTTGGGGTAGAACCGGTTCGGGGAGATCAGCAAAGTCAACGAAGAAGAAGGATGAAGTGGACGTGGGAGAACGTTCCTCTGATCTTTTATTTACCAGAGATTGA